The Aedes aegypti strain LVP_AGWG chromosome 3, AaegL5.0 Primary Assembly, whole genome shotgun sequence genome contains a region encoding:
- the LOC5572849 gene encoding protein suppressor of sable gives MSEHEDLEDGEIEDDDEDVVVVPEAKETEAPPMQPIAVKEQEDVWDDDSNAQEVTNKMQNVRHMNDAKARLIDEVAPPKNPKRSKPAPVVDDWATSVEAAIANALKKDGVQPPMPAISHRHDDNDDERPSKRKRRERQKKKSASEKPEEQDEMELEYEMMNVRGGSPRPGMGRGGENLPDRSDSEDSYSSDDSRDRERDRDRERRDRDRERDREYNRRKRKNRQRNRANRDNRKRKRDDSDDDKHHRNSGPRKMELCKFYLMDCCAKREKCLYMHSDFPCKYYYLGLKCKEKEKCLFSHGEPLSDELRAILMKHLETAPQEILGDFPRIGRESAANMVNATHRKLMEKYGMAKAGGDGEAGDGKLPSLLDMMGQGNKNRRSRWCEKQSGSGSLTGGSGKLSGNAVGEEFLSLKYLSGVISSDQIENLERMGIHDLNQIMTLTVAQLNELGLSVTQIHELQLNALNMQKLRENIAKQSSQTDEQELGESTSVVSMGSSKDLDMRVTPSHTSLPKESDSMPSLGGKDVDMRLLPMMNASQQEAVVGGDHSSSSHSELVTTSLTSLIKTPTVDYSQYLKDSNLNDDDDMDNAENAGNLLIANDDDDDDEENNLKISIEEDDQDENGRYSNHSDQEYENEAPSLQPAVFDTKLINRPSTTQKIDYTKSFGMYKSAEDEPEKPSESCILDGLGSDFDPPIKKRPDIFSRKSMYSNVALPESSGDSSPSSLKQLGSPGNTPTMGWTPTSGNTNTSTSSTANKPNVSASKPSRPSIYDDPYASDNSDDSDSRSKTSTFTDRDKDMRLNFLSLDAKMGEDGASDIDLRLPFKPIMTNYIPATEIDASITSHAPIVYKVHEVDVPNPNYKDIRRNTPRPDRTKDPRLRKIFGMSNEDDSENSSKSDLLLLGLRSPKSTSSASAQGPVVPRVDPRTKRMQENKIQSPVHDGSSGTGVNMSNSNPAQLDVQTILQRSSWYLDLSSKHKIMVNQQLAILTTEMKKFHNSDKSPDKLADFMHQLGNNQMLQFILTNLNVYVDDSVAFSEVPLVPAQPPPLMSVPPPNLGMAPMGHIPPVNIPPPMQKPPSLFDLPRFNCPPEVRPGLLGVAPNMPFEQFLAMGQVNKPNNPPPLLDEWVDDYNDGGGFVPNFERNNFGGNMRGNNMRNNRGGGGNFRNNDRWNNSGGGGNNPNRRNNNHRRMDKKK, from the exons ATGAGTGAACACGAAGACTTGGAAGACGGAGAGATCGAGGATGATGATGAGGACGTTGTCGTTGTGCCGGAAGCAAAAGAAACCGAGGCGCCACCCATGCAACCCATCGCCGTTAAAGAGCAGGAAGATGTCTGGGACGATGATAGCAATGCTCAGGAAGTTACCAATAAGATGCAGAACGTCAGACACATGAATGATGCAAAAGCCAGACTGATCGATGAAGTAGCGCCACCAAAAAATCCTAAGAGATCCAAACCTGCTCCCGTCGTCG ATGATTGGGCGACAAGCGTGGAGGCAGCGATCGCCAATGCACTCAAGAAAGACGGCGTTCAACCTCCGATGCCTGCCATTAGCCATCGACATGACGATAACGATGATGAGCGGCCCTCCAAACGGAAGCGGCGAGAAAGGCAAAAG AAGAAATCCGCCTCCGAAAAACCGGAAGAGCAAGATGAAATGGAACTGGAGTATGAGATGATGAACGTACGAGGTGGCAGCCCAAGGCCGGGAATGGGCCGTGGAGGCGAAAACCTCCCTGATCGGAGTGATTCCGAGGACAGTTACTCATCGGATGATTCTCGCGATCGGGAAAGAGATCGAGACCGGGAACGGCGGGATCGTGACCGGGAAAGAGATCGAGAGTACAACCGCCGAAAGCGTAAAAACCGCCAGCGGAACAGGGCAAATCGTGATAACAGGAAACGCAAACGGGACGATTCCGAC GATGATAAGCACCATCGCAACAGTGGTCCGAGGAAGATGGAATTATGTAAGTTCTATCTTATGGATTGTTGCGCTAAACGGGAAAAGTGTCTCTACATGCATTCGGACTTCCCCTGCAAGTACTACTACCTGGGTCTCAAGTGTAAAGAGAAGGAAAAGTGTTTGTTCAGCCATGGTGAACCGCTATCAGATGAGCTGAGGGCCATCTTGATGAAGCACCTTGAGACGGCTCCTCAAGAGATTCTTGGTGACTTCCCCCGTATTGGCCGGGAAAGCGCCGCTAACATGGTGAACGCAACGCATCGTAAGTTGATGGAAAAGTACGGAATGGCCAAGGCTGGGGGCGATGGCGAAGCAGGAGATGGTAAGCTTCCTTCGTTGTTGGATATGATGGGGCAGGGTAACAAAAACCGTCGATCGCGATGGTGTGAAAAGCAATCAGGGTCTGGTTCACTTACGGGTGGTAGTGGAAAATTGTCTGGGAACGCGGTAGGAGAGGAGTTCTTAAGCCTAAAGTATTTATCAGGAGTTATATCCTCAGATCAGATTGAAAATCTGGAACGCATGGGTATTCATGATCTGAATCAGATCATGACTCTCACAGTGGCGCAGTTGAATGAACTCGGGTTGAGCGTTACTCAAATTCATGAGCTTCAACTAAACGCACTGAACATGCAGAAATTGCGAGAGAATATAGCCAAACAAAGTTCCCAAACTGATGAGCAGGAGCTCGGTGAATCAACGTCAGTAGTGTCAATGGGCAGTAGTAAAGATCTCGATATGCGTGTAACTCCATCCCACACTTCGCTGCCAAAAGAATCAGATAGCATGCCCTCGTTAGGTGGCAAAGACGTGGACATGCGGCTTCTGCCAATGATGAATGCTAGCCAACAGGAAGCAGTAGTTGGAGGAGACCATTCCAGTAGTTCTCACAGTGAACTGGTCACCACGTCTCTGACTAGTTTGATCAAGACTCCCACGGTTGATTACTCACAGTATTTGAAGGACTCCAATCTGAACGATGATGACGATATGGACAATGCCGAAAATGCTGGTAATCTCTTGATTGCAaacgatgatgacgacgatgacgagGAGAACAATCTTAAAATCAGTATCGAAGAAGATGATCAGGATGAGAACGGAAGGTATAGCAATCACAGTGATCAGGAGTATGAAAACGAGGCTCCAAGTTTGCAACCAGCAGTATTCGACACCAAACTCATAAATCGGCCATCAACAACTCAAAAGATCGATTATACGAAGTCTTTTGGAATGTACAAATCCGCAGAAGACGAACCTGAGAAACCTAGTGAGTCTTGTATATTGGATGGTTTGGGAAGTGATTTCGATCCGCCGATCAAGAAGAGACCAGACATATTTAGTCGAAAGTCAATGTACAGTAATGTAGCTTTACCCGAGAGTAGCGGTGACAGTTCACCTTCGTCTCTCAAGCAGTTAGGTTCGCCTGGTAACACCCCAACCATGGGATGGACTCCTACTTCCGGTAATACCAACACTTCCACCTCCAGCACCGCAAACAAACCGAACGTTTCGGCCAGCAAACCTTCCAGACCTTCGATCTACGATGATCCCTATGCAAGTGACAACAGTGATGACAGTGATTCCAGGTCAAAGACCTCGACATTTACCGATCGGGATAAGGATATGAGATTGAATTTCCTAAGTTTGGACGCCAAGATGGGCGAAGATGGAGCTTCCGACATAGATCTTCGCTTACCGTTCAAACCCATCATGACCAACTATATTCCGGCAACGGAGATCGATGCATCCATCACGTCTCATGCTCCCATCGTCTACAAG GTTCATGAAGTAGACGTTCCCAATCCCAACTACAAAGACATTCGAAGGAACACGCCACGACCAGACCGAACGAAGGATCCTCGGTTGCGAAAGATATTCGGAATGTCGAATGAAGACGATAGCGAGAATAGTTCCAAATCCGATCTCTTACTGCTTGGATTGAGATCTCCCAAATCGACATCGTCTGCTTCTGCACAAGGTCCAGTAGTACCTCGTGTAGACCCCCGAACGAAGAGAATGCAAGAGAATAAAATCCAAAGTCCAGTTCACGACGGTAGTAGCGGAACAGGCGTAAACATGTCCAATTCGAATCCGGCTCAACTAGATGTTCAAACTATTCTGCAACGGTCAAGCTGGTATTTAGATCTCAGCTCCAAACATAAGATCATGGTGAACCAGCAGCTAGCAATCCTTACAACCGAAATGAAGAAATTTCACAACTCGGACAAATCTCCCGACAAATTGGCCGATTTCATGCACCAATTGGGCAACAATCAAATGCTGCAGTTCATCCTCACGAACTTGAACGTCTACGTGGACGACTCGGTAGCATTTTCCGAAGTTCCTTTAGTGCCTGCTCAGCCTCCACCACTGATGTCTGTACCACCTCCCAATCTTGGCATGGCTCCCATGGGTCACATTCCCCCAGTGAATATCCCTCCTCCAATGCAGAAACCTCCATCGCTCTTTGACCTACCCAGGTTCAACTGCCCACCGGAAGTTCGACCGGGTCTGCTAGGCGTAGCTCCCAACATGCCTTTCGAACAGTTTCTAGCAATGGGACAAGTTAACAAGCCCAATAATCCGCCTCCCCTGTTGGATGAATGGGTGGATGACTATAATGATGGAGGTGGCTTTGTCCCGAATTTCGAACGAAACAATTTTGGAGGTAACATGCGAGGCAACAATATGAGAAACAACCGAGGAGGAGGAGGTAACTTTAGGAACAATGATCGATGGAATAATTCCGGAGGAGGTGGAAATAATCCCAATCGTCGAAACAACAATCATCGTCGTATGGACAAAAAGAAGTAA